A region from the Gammaproteobacteria bacterium genome encodes:
- a CDS encoding SDR family oxidoreductase, which produces RIGQPEDLAGLAVYLSSNAAAYCTGGIYMVDGGYTAN; this is translated from the coding sequence TCGAATCGGCCAGCCCGAAGATCTTGCTGGACTTGCGGTCTACCTGTCTTCCAATGCTGCCGCCTATTGCACTGGCGGGATCTACATGGTCGACGGCGGCTACACGGCGA